The proteins below come from a single Parachlamydia acanthamoebae genomic window:
- the def gene encoding peptide deformylase has translation MQLPLAFYGDPILRKKCERVEQIDSQLKQLVNDMVETLEAHRGIGLAAPQVHHELNLFITKVPIRYKNGKEDSGNLHVFVNPKILAYSEEKNRYTEGCLSIPNVYAPVERPLSITVQYTDLDGKTCVEDFSGLEARCILHENDHINGVLFIDRIKKGNERKQLDPLLKQIKKKYHPKE, from the coding sequence ATGCAATTGCCCTTGGCCTTTTATGGAGATCCAATCCTAAGAAAAAAATGTGAAAGAGTTGAACAAATTGATAGTCAATTGAAGCAACTTGTGAATGATATGGTAGAAACCCTAGAAGCGCATCGTGGAATTGGCCTAGCCGCCCCACAAGTACATCACGAGTTAAATCTTTTCATTACAAAAGTTCCGATCAGGTACAAAAATGGAAAAGAAGACTCCGGCAACTTACATGTTTTTGTTAATCCAAAAATTTTAGCGTATTCTGAAGAAAAAAATCGATATACAGAAGGATGCTTATCCATCCCTAATGTATATGCGCCTGTTGAGCGACCTTTATCCATTACCGTACAATATACAGATCTGGATGGGAAGACATGTGTAGAAGATTTTTCCGGATTAGAAGCTCGTTGCATTCTTCATGAAAACGACCATATAAACGGTGTCTTATTTATAGATCGCATCAAGAAAGGCAACGAGCGCAAGCAATTAGATCCCTTGCTTAAACAAATCAAAAAAAAATATCATCCCAAGGAATGA
- a CDS encoding heavy metal translocating P-type ATPase — MTSTSTQTHCDLCATPLAHSVIQHAEGSFCCLGCQAVFSILRAQNQLADWKSHPLFHQAVKSGLISNPELMHQIDQKEESSSFEWKRYYIEISNMWCISCAEVIRWILLKEKGIRKCQVDYSTDLVVLEFAPCLISKEKIHQILGTIGYHVQALENTEKKAVSLDLYIRFAIAAFFSLNIMMFSYPIYAAYFDQDDQGWGLLFAWFSFCASLPVVFYSGWPIFRRFWLGMKAKVWGMEALIVIGVLTSFGMSLYELMRGSFFVYFDSMTAIITFVLLGKIIENKAKYSAKESLLGLVRSLPKRARKREVDGSCRFVPIKEIREGDLIQILSGEKIVLDGIVRQGEGVCDESLITGESALIRKKNGDAVIGGTFLQQGTCVVEVTATLDQTIFHQIIESVQQDVQHKTLYKRSVDQIVKWFIPTVSVIATAAAITCYFVEKPLEGQSSLNLAAIRFISILLISCPCAIGIAAPLAESYLMQGLAQLGILVRNRAVLHWLGRETLYVFDKTGTITEGKFKIVDGLSGLSEHHSAILKTLANHSLHPISCAIAQCIQVPSLELNHIEELSGKGIWGKYQELSYFLGSKKFLMEQGVIHFQGLDLNEHAHSEVYFAEGYTCLIRILLGDSVKEQAAEAIHALAPMKTLLLSGDRTSTVSRVASLCGFHSFKSEITPLEKKHTITSLRDKGEIVVMVGDGINDAPALANAHVGISVANAADISMQASDVLLVTDSLHVLPKMRKLSKKGRRILTQNLFWAFFYNIVGIFLATFGYLNPIFAAFAMTASSLIVLFNAQRLRRE; from the coding sequence ATGACTTCGACATCGACTCAAACACATTGCGATTTATGCGCCACACCCTTGGCTCATTCTGTTATTCAACATGCGGAGGGATCCTTTTGCTGTCTGGGTTGTCAGGCCGTTTTTTCTATTTTGCGAGCGCAAAATCAGTTGGCGGATTGGAAATCTCACCCTCTTTTTCATCAAGCCGTCAAATCGGGTTTGATTTCTAATCCTGAGCTGATGCATCAGATTGACCAAAAAGAGGAGTCGTCTTCTTTTGAATGGAAAAGATATTATATAGAAATCTCTAACATGTGGTGCATCTCATGCGCAGAAGTGATTCGCTGGATATTGCTCAAAGAAAAAGGGATTCGTAAATGTCAGGTCGACTATTCGACAGATTTAGTTGTGCTAGAATTTGCACCCTGCTTGATATCCAAAGAAAAGATTCATCAAATTTTGGGGACCATCGGATATCACGTACAAGCCTTAGAGAATACCGAAAAAAAAGCCGTTAGCTTGGATTTGTATATCCGGTTTGCGATTGCAGCCTTTTTCTCTTTAAATATCATGATGTTCTCATATCCCATTTATGCTGCTTATTTTGATCAAGACGATCAAGGTTGGGGATTGCTGTTTGCTTGGTTTTCCTTTTGTGCTTCTCTACCCGTTGTATTTTATAGTGGTTGGCCTATTTTTCGTCGATTTTGGTTGGGAATGAAAGCGAAAGTCTGGGGGATGGAAGCGTTGATTGTGATAGGCGTTTTAACTTCCTTTGGAATGTCTCTTTATGAACTCATGCGTGGAAGCTTTTTTGTTTATTTTGACTCAATGACAGCCATTATTACCTTTGTTTTACTGGGTAAAATTATTGAAAATAAAGCTAAATATTCGGCGAAGGAATCTCTTTTAGGTTTAGTTCGTTCTTTACCCAAAAGGGCGCGAAAGCGCGAGGTAGACGGGTCCTGTCGATTTGTGCCGATTAAAGAAATTCGAGAGGGCGATCTCATCCAGATATTAAGCGGGGAAAAAATTGTGCTAGACGGGATCGTTCGTCAGGGTGAAGGGGTATGTGATGAGTCTTTGATTACCGGTGAGTCTGCGTTAATTCGAAAAAAAAACGGAGACGCTGTTATAGGAGGAACTTTTTTGCAGCAAGGAACGTGTGTTGTTGAAGTCACAGCAACTCTTGATCAGACCATCTTTCATCAGATTATTGAGAGTGTTCAGCAGGATGTACAACACAAGACGTTGTATAAACGATCTGTAGATCAAATTGTGAAATGGTTTATTCCTACCGTATCGGTTATTGCCACTGCTGCGGCTATTACCTGTTATTTCGTAGAAAAACCCTTGGAAGGACAATCTTCACTTAATTTGGCTGCCATTCGTTTTATTTCAATTTTACTCATCTCTTGTCCGTGTGCTATTGGGATAGCTGCGCCATTAGCGGAATCTTATTTGATGCAAGGGCTTGCGCAGTTAGGGATTCTCGTACGCAATCGAGCTGTTTTGCATTGGTTAGGAAGAGAAACTTTGTACGTTTTTGACAAAACAGGAACCATTACTGAGGGCAAATTTAAAATTGTAGATGGACTTTCAGGTTTATCAGAACACCACAGCGCTATTTTGAAAACCTTGGCCAATCATTCTTTACACCCCATTTCTTGCGCGATAGCTCAATGTATTCAGGTTCCATCTTTGGAGCTTAATCACATTGAAGAGTTATCAGGCAAAGGAATATGGGGAAAATATCAAGAATTGTCTTATTTTTTAGGATCGAAAAAATTTTTAATGGAACAAGGAGTGATACATTTTCAAGGTTTAGATTTAAATGAGCATGCCCACTCAGAAGTCTATTTTGCCGAAGGATACACATGTCTCATTAGAATTTTGCTTGGGGATTCCGTGAAGGAGCAGGCTGCGGAGGCGATTCATGCTTTAGCTCCCATGAAAACTCTTTTATTGTCTGGAGATCGGACATCCACCGTTTCAAGGGTCGCATCACTTTGTGGTTTTCATTCTTTTAAAAGCGAAATCACACCCTTGGAAAAAAAGCATACTATCACTTCTTTGCGCGACAAAGGCGAGATTGTGGTGATGGTGGGGGATGGAATTAATGACGCCCCAGCTTTAGCTAATGCTCATGTGGGAATATCTGTTGCGAATGCTGCGGACATCTCGATGCAAGCTTCGGATGTGTTATTAGTAACTGATAGTTTGCATGTTCTTCCAAAAATGCGTAAATTATCGAAAAAAGGTCGCCGTATTTTAACGCAAAATCTTTTTTGGGCTTTTTTTTATAATATCGTTGGAATCTTTCTCGCAACTTTTGGGTATTTAAATCCTATTTTTGCAGCTTTTGCAATGACAGCTAGTAGTTTAATTGTTTTATTTAATGCCCAGCGTCTAAGGAGGGAATAA
- the secG gene encoding preprotein translocase subunit SecG codes for MMALYFISITLFLLLCVLLCFVILIQESKSSGLGASFGGESSDSLFGTSTPDVLKKLTGWMAIAFLTSCVLLSLWTASIGRPQVPNLNPYSIEKTS; via the coding sequence ATGATGGCCTTATATTTTATCTCCATCACTTTATTTTTATTACTATGCGTATTGTTGTGTTTTGTGATTTTAATTCAAGAAAGTAAAAGTTCTGGATTAGGAGCTTCTTTCGGTGGTGAATCATCTGATTCTTTATTTGGAACTTCTACTCCAGATGTATTAAAAAAATTGACTGGCTGGATGGCAATTGCCTTTTTAACATCGTGCGTTTTGCTTTCCTTATGGACAGCTTCTATTGGACGTCCACAGGTTCCCAATTTGAATCCTTACAGCATTGAAAAAACATCTTAA
- the tpiA gene encoding triose-phosphate isomerase, whose protein sequence is MADSKRAPVIVGNWKMHKTIQESVDFIKQLGLSLTKDDPRVCLAVPYTAIYPSVEAARPFGIVIGAQNMNDAAPGAFTGEIAGVMLKEAGAQFVILGHSERRELFNETDQIVNQKVHRAFKDQLDVILCVGETLEEREAGKTEEKIRGQIEASLDKVTQEQFLHLMIAYEPIWAIGTNQVATPDEAEKVHVFVRELITARWGEEVAGRTQILYGGSVKPENASDLMSQANIDGLLVGGASLSPASFRKIIEYQNFNSGVSS, encoded by the coding sequence ATGGCTGATTCTAAGAGAGCTCCCGTTATCGTGGGAAACTGGAAAATGCATAAAACGATTCAAGAATCGGTAGATTTCATTAAACAATTAGGGTTATCACTCACGAAAGATGATCCCCGTGTTTGTTTAGCTGTGCCGTATACCGCGATTTATCCTTCAGTTGAAGCGGCTCGCCCGTTTGGTATCGTCATTGGAGCTCAAAATATGAATGACGCCGCTCCTGGTGCTTTTACAGGTGAAATTGCAGGTGTTATGTTGAAAGAAGCTGGGGCACAGTTTGTCATACTGGGGCATTCTGAAAGACGGGAGCTCTTTAATGAAACGGATCAAATTGTTAACCAAAAAGTTCACCGTGCATTTAAAGATCAGCTAGATGTGATTCTATGCGTCGGAGAAACGTTAGAAGAAAGAGAAGCAGGAAAAACGGAAGAGAAAATCCGAGGGCAAATTGAAGCAAGCTTGGATAAAGTTACGCAAGAGCAATTTCTGCATTTGATGATTGCATATGAGCCTATCTGGGCAATTGGAACCAACCAAGTGGCTACACCTGATGAAGCCGAAAAAGTGCATGTTTTTGTGCGAGAGTTGATCACTGCAAGATGGGGAGAAGAAGTTGCAGGGCGCACACAAATTCTTTATGGGGGTTCGGTCAAACCTGAAAATGCTAGTGATTTAATGTCACAGGCAAACATTGATGGTCTTTTAGTTGGAGGTGCTTCTCTATCTCCTGCCAGCTTTCGTAAAATTATCGAGTATCAAAATTTTAATTCTGGAGTTTCCTCATGA